A genomic segment from Danio aesculapii chromosome 17, fDanAes4.1, whole genome shotgun sequence encodes:
- the LOC130244580 gene encoding protein eva-1 homolog A has product MVTAFLNERQATTEEMALVSNALAAYSFIADQPERAALYFVCGVCLGLVLTLIALVVQISCRTDCKTQQAPKKPGKTAENTSDTSDSDSDWDNTSDLSARRHRRFERTLGNVFTSAEELERAQRLEERERIIREIWMNGQPDMPGTRSLNRYY; this is encoded by the exons atggttacagctttcctcAATGAAAGGCAGGCCACTACTGAGGAGATGGCTTTAGTAAGCAATGCGCTGGCTGCTTACTCCTTCATAGCAG ATCAGCCGGAGCGGGCGGCGCTGTATTTCGTGTGTGGAGTGTGTTTGGGACTGGTTCTCACTCTCATCGCGCTTGTGGTGCAAATCTCCTGTCGAACCGACTGCAAAACGCAACAAGCGCCCAAGAAACCGGGAAAGACTGCGGAAAACACCAGTGACACGAGCGACAGCGACTCAGACTGGGACAACACCTCTGACCTGTCAGCTCGCCGCCATCGGCGATTTGAACGGACGCTCGGTAACGTGTTCACCTCCGCCGAGGAGCTGGAGCGCGCGCAGCGGCTGGAGGAACGCGAGCGGATTATCCGCGAGATCTGGATGAACGGACAGCCGGACATGCCGGGCACGCGCAGCCTCAACCGTTATTATTGA